A genome region from Flavobacterium sp. includes the following:
- a CDS encoding glycoside hydrolase family 2 TIM barrel-domain containing protein translates to MKTTLSILTLLLSVLSVNAQEKVPFWQNEKINEDNREPMHAAYYVFENEALAVKNEWRQSKNYLDINGAWKFKYVDNPGALPKDFEKTDFNDKAWDNFKIPASWDVNGYGYPVYVNTTYDFDYLMAPNPPFVPTKYNPTGVYRREINIDKSWEGKDIFLHIGTAKSNLTVWVNGVYVGYGEDGKLPSEFKLNKYVKTGKNTIVLQVMKWNDGSYLECQDMWRMSGITRDSYLVARNKAHLNDFEIIPDLDANYVNGSLKITTQFSDLDKKDSYTLDVQLKDGDKIITSKNISALSEKQTFDFTVENPKKWSAEIPNLYQVRFILKDKKGTVIEVINQNVGFRKVEIKGGQLLVNGKAIYIKGVNRHEVDPVTGQTISRERMEQDIKLMKEFNINAVRMSHYPNDEYFYELCDKYGIYVVDEANIESHGMGYDITKTLGNKPDWELAHIQRMQRMIERDKNHASVIIWSMGNEAGNGYNFYRGYLWIKNRDKSRPIQYERATAGAWDGKDLKFEWDSDIIDPMYSSPNKMEEYILANPNPSRPYIQCEYAHAMGNSMGNFKDYWDVIRKYPNFQGGFIWDMIDQSVYKKLDNGITVLAYGGDFGPKDVKSDNNFVNNGVFTVDRKPNPHALEVKNVMQNILTSWENQETAAIKVYNEFSFKDLSNVTLHWTLILDGVKETSGSIDYLAIDPGQSKTYTLPIKLGDKKFQEAFVNISYTLKEAEPFLSKGFEIAYEQLAYKGTWKNDIKIEGTSKISVEKKANATVFKSDKVEITFDKKTGFISAYSFNNLPIVKDGYQLRPNFWRAPNDNDFGANFQVNLKAWKDATENPTLVNWTFSSTKNNTILVKATYSLASVSSTLELNYEFNGNGELVVKEVLNIDKTKEQPILPRFGMEVIVPRDFSNMTYYGKGPHENYIDRNYSSKVGLYTQTVSEQYYPYIRPQETGNKTDIRFLELTGDKLKLTVTSDELLAITALHFLNEDLDDGLQKDQRHAAELKERDLTSLKIDYKQMGVGGIDSWQAWPMEKYLLRGKNYQYQFKITPSLK, encoded by the coding sequence ATGAAAACAACATTATCCATATTAACCTTATTACTTTCAGTATTATCTGTAAATGCTCAGGAAAAAGTTCCGTTTTGGCAGAATGAAAAAATCAATGAAGATAATAGAGAGCCAATGCACGCCGCTTATTATGTTTTTGAAAATGAAGCCTTAGCTGTTAAAAACGAATGGAGACAATCTAAAAATTACCTTGACATTAACGGAGCCTGGAAATTTAAATATGTTGATAATCCGGGAGCACTTCCAAAAGATTTTGAGAAAACTGATTTTAATGATAAAGCTTGGGATAATTTCAAAATTCCGGCAAGCTGGGATGTAAATGGTTATGGATATCCGGTTTATGTAAATACCACTTACGACTTTGATTATTTAATGGCGCCAAATCCGCCGTTTGTGCCAACAAAATACAATCCCACTGGAGTTTATAGAAGAGAAATCAATATTGATAAATCTTGGGAAGGAAAAGATATTTTTCTGCATATTGGAACAGCAAAATCAAATCTTACGGTTTGGGTAAATGGTGTTTATGTGGGTTATGGAGAAGACGGAAAACTGCCTTCAGAATTTAAATTAAACAAATACGTCAAAACGGGAAAAAATACCATTGTGCTTCAGGTTATGAAATGGAATGACGGTTCGTATTTAGAATGTCAGGATATGTGGAGAATGAGCGGAATTACAAGAGATTCTTATTTAGTTGCGAGAAATAAAGCTCATTTAAATGACTTCGAAATTATTCCAGATTTAGATGCGAATTACGTAAACGGAAGTTTGAAAATCACAACTCAATTTTCTGATTTAGATAAAAAAGACAGTTATACTTTAGACGTTCAGTTAAAAGACGGTGACAAAATTATAACGTCCAAAAATATTTCCGCTTTAAGCGAAAAACAAACATTTGATTTTACTGTAGAAAATCCGAAGAAATGGAGTGCCGAAATTCCGAATTTATATCAGGTACGTTTTATTCTAAAAGATAAAAAAGGAACTGTAATTGAAGTTATCAATCAAAATGTTGGTTTTAGAAAAGTAGAAATTAAAGGCGGACAGCTTTTAGTAAACGGAAAAGCGATTTACATAAAAGGTGTAAACCGTCATGAAGTTGATCCAGTTACTGGACAGACAATTTCAAGAGAAAGAATGGAACAGGATATTAAATTGATGAAAGAATTTAATATCAATGCCGTGAGAATGTCGCATTATCCAAACGATGAATATTTCTATGAATTATGCGATAAATACGGAATTTATGTGGTTGATGAAGCCAACATAGAATCGCACGGAATGGGTTATGATATTACCAAAACTCTGGGAAATAAACCAGATTGGGAATTAGCGCACATTCAGCGTATGCAGCGCATGATCGAAAGAGATAAAAACCATGCATCGGTTATTATCTGGAGTATGGGTAACGAAGCCGGAAACGGTTACAATTTTTACAGAGGTTATTTATGGATTAAAAATCGTGATAAATCAAGACCAATTCAGTATGAAAGAGCAACTGCGGGCGCTTGGGACGGAAAAGATTTAAAATTTGAATGGGATTCTGATATTATCGATCCAATGTACAGTTCTCCAAACAAAATGGAAGAATATATTCTGGCAAATCCAAATCCGTCAAGACCTTACATTCAGTGCGAATATGCACATGCAATGGGGAATTCGATGGGAAATTTTAAAGATTATTGGGATGTGATTCGTAAATATCCAAACTTTCAGGGAGGTTTCATTTGGGATATGATTGATCAGTCGGTTTATAAAAAACTGGACAACGGAATTACAGTTTTAGCCTACGGAGGCGATTTTGGACCAAAAGATGTAAAAAGCGATAATAACTTTGTAAACAACGGAGTTTTTACGGTTGACAGAAAACCAAACCCGCATGCACTTGAAGTAAAAAATGTAATGCAGAATATTTTGACTTCTTGGGAAAATCAGGAAACTGCAGCGATAAAAGTTTACAATGAATTTTCGTTTAAGGATTTAAGCAATGTAACTCTGCACTGGACCTTAATTTTAGACGGAGTAAAAGAAACATCAGGTTCAATTGATTATTTAGCAATCGATCCAGGACAATCAAAAACATATACTTTACCAATTAAATTAGGCGATAAAAAGTTTCAGGAAGCTTTTGTAAATATATCGTATACTTTAAAAGAGGCAGAACCATTTTTATCAAAAGGTTTTGAAATCGCTTATGAACAATTAGCATATAAAGGAACTTGGAAAAATGATATAAAAATCGAAGGCACTTCAAAAATTTCTGTGGAGAAAAAAGCAAATGCAACGGTTTTCAAAAGTGATAAAGTCGAAATTACTTTCGACAAAAAAACAGGATTCATCAGCGCGTATTCATTCAATAATTTACCAATTGTAAAAGACGGTTATCAATTGCGTCCAAATTTCTGGAGAGCACCAAACGACAATGATTTTGGAGCAAATTTTCAGGTAAACTTAAAAGCATGGAAAGATGCGACAGAAAATCCAACTTTGGTAAACTGGACATTTTCTTCAACAAAAAACAATACAATTTTAGTAAAAGCAACATATAGTTTAGCTTCTGTTTCTTCTACTTTAGAGTTGAATTATGAATTCAACGGAAACGGAGAATTAGTGGTAAAAGAAGTTTTAAATATTGATAAAACAAAAGAACAGCCAATTTTGCCAAGATTTGGAATGGAAGTAATTGTTCCGAGAGATTTCAGTAATATGACCTATTACGGAAAAGGTCCGCACGAAAATTATATTGACAGAAATTACAGTTCAAAAGTGGGACTTTACACACAAACAGTTTCAGAACAATATTATCCATACATTCGTCCGCAGGAAACCGGAAATAAAACCGATATTCGCTTTTTAGAATTAACAGGAGATAAATTAAAGTTAACTGTAACGTCAGACGAATTATTAGCTATAACCGCTTTACATTTCTTAAATGAAGATTTAGACGACGGACTACAGAAAGACCAAAGACACGCTGCCGAATTAAAAGAAAGAGATTTAACGAGTTTAAAAATCGATTACAAACAAATGGGAGTGGGCGGAATCGACAGCTGGCAGGCGTGGCCAATGGAAAAATATCTTTTGAGAGGAAAAAATTATCAGTATCAATTTAAAATAACACCATCTTTAAAATAA
- a CDS encoding glycoside hydrolase family 20 protein, giving the protein MRTLKPLFVLIFLTVLSSGYCQKVFTEKDIQVIPKPKQLVILPGSFEFSKNTVFVANTDFQKEISNALASKFETAAGWRPVLGVKAPQSNFVQFKTDPNLGKEAYKLEVTNNSVTITAKANAGFIYALETIRQLLPVAIESNYVVSSAKWQIPNVTINDEPRFKWRGLMLDLSRHFFDKNYILATIDRLAMHKMNVLHLHLVDDQGWRIEIKKYPKLTEVGAWRVDQENVSWNARLTTNPDEKGTYGGFLTQEELKEIVKYAASKNIEIIPEIEMPAHVSSAIASYPELACFDQRIGVPSGGVWPITDIYCAGKETTFEFLQNVLDEVMTIFPSKYIHIGGDEATKTNWAKCPHCQKRIKDEGLKNVEELQSYFVKRIEKYINSKGKKVIGWDEILEGGLAPEATVMSWRGTKGGIEAADQGHDVIMTPETPCYFNFYQGPQNEEPLAFDAYNPLSEVYKFDPVVSTMSPQEASHVLGGQANLWAEHLALPKDSEYMIFPRLAALSETLWSTKESRNWNDFSTRLFSQFKRYDYLGINYAKSAYLVTASSTADLANKQIKVELKNEFPNPDIRYVLGDKNIDHHAVKYTGPIEFKETTILKASLFQDDKPVGKTFTDTIIFHKAFSQKVKYLTPYNQNYKGDANTMVNTIRGSKNFHDGQWLAWLVNDMELVIDFEKPESVEQVIVGTLESQGAGVNFPVEVKVLVSNDGIKYKQVGKITRPYAVNAVPELKDFKINFQKQNTRFVKVIAGNLKKSPKGESSWIFVDEILVN; this is encoded by the coding sequence ATGAGAACATTAAAACCCTTATTCGTCTTAATCTTCTTAACTGTTTTAAGTTCGGGTTATTGCCAAAAAGTATTTACTGAAAAAGACATACAGGTAATTCCAAAACCAAAACAGCTGGTAATTTTACCGGGCTCTTTTGAGTTTTCTAAAAATACTGTTTTTGTCGCCAATACTGATTTTCAAAAAGAAATTTCAAATGCTTTGGCCAGCAAATTTGAAACCGCTGCAGGCTGGCGTCCTGTTTTAGGAGTAAAAGCACCACAGAGTAATTTTGTTCAGTTTAAAACAGATCCTAATCTGGGTAAAGAAGCTTATAAATTAGAAGTAACGAATAATTCGGTTACGATTACAGCCAAAGCAAATGCCGGTTTTATTTACGCATTAGAAACCATCAGACAACTGCTTCCGGTGGCTATTGAAAGCAACTATGTAGTTTCATCTGCAAAATGGCAGATTCCGAATGTGACGATTAACGACGAACCTCGTTTTAAATGGAGAGGTTTAATGCTCGATTTATCCCGTCATTTTTTTGATAAAAATTATATTCTGGCCACAATCGATCGTTTGGCGATGCACAAAATGAACGTACTGCACTTACATTTAGTAGACGATCAGGGATGGAGAATCGAAATTAAAAAATACCCAAAACTAACAGAAGTCGGAGCCTGGAGAGTGGATCAGGAAAATGTTTCATGGAACGCCAGATTAACTACAAATCCTGACGAAAAAGGAACTTACGGCGGATTTTTAACTCAAGAAGAATTAAAAGAAATCGTAAAATATGCGGCATCAAAAAACATCGAAATAATTCCTGAAATCGAAATGCCGGCACACGTAAGCAGTGCGATTGCATCGTATCCGGAACTGGCTTGTTTTGATCAGCGTATTGGCGTTCCGTCTGGCGGAGTTTGGCCAATTACAGACATTTATTGTGCAGGAAAAGAAACGACGTTTGAATTTCTTCAAAATGTATTAGATGAAGTAATGACTATTTTTCCATCAAAATATATCCATATTGGAGGAGACGAAGCTACGAAAACCAATTGGGCAAAATGTCCTCATTGCCAAAAAAGAATCAAAGATGAGGGTTTAAAAAATGTAGAAGAATTACAAAGTTATTTTGTAAAACGCATTGAAAAGTACATCAATTCTAAAGGTAAAAAAGTTATCGGTTGGGACGAAATTCTTGAAGGAGGTTTAGCCCCGGAAGCTACTGTAATGAGCTGGAGAGGAACAAAAGGCGGTATCGAAGCGGCAGATCAAGGACATGATGTAATTATGACACCGGAAACGCCTTGTTATTTTAACTTTTATCAGGGCCCGCAAAACGAAGAACCTTTAGCTTTTGATGCCTATAATCCGTTAAGTGAAGTGTATAAATTCGATCCTGTAGTTTCAACCATGTCACCTCAGGAAGCGTCGCATGTATTGGGCGGACAGGCCAATTTATGGGCAGAGCATTTAGCATTGCCAAAAGATTCTGAATATATGATTTTCCCTAGACTGGCTGCTTTATCTGAAACTTTATGGAGTACAAAAGAAAGCCGGAACTGGAATGATTTTTCAACGCGATTATTTTCACAATTCAAGCGTTACGATTATTTAGGAATTAACTATGCTAAAAGTGCTTATTTAGTAACCGCTTCTTCTACAGCAGATTTGGCTAATAAACAAATCAAAGTCGAATTGAAAAATGAATTTCCAAACCCGGATATCCGTTATGTTTTGGGAGATAAAAATATCGATCATCACGCTGTAAAATATACTGGTCCAATTGAATTTAAAGAAACTACGATATTAAAAGCTTCTTTATTTCAGGACGATAAACCAGTAGGAAAAACTTTTACTGATACGATTATTTTTCACAAAGCTTTTTCGCAAAAAGTAAAATATCTAACGCCTTATAATCAAAATTATAAAGGTGATGCCAATACAATGGTCAATACGATTAGAGGAAGTAAAAATTTCCATGACGGACAATGGCTGGCGTGGCTTGTAAATGATATGGAGTTGGTTATTGATTTTGAAAAACCAGAAAGTGTAGAGCAGGTAATTGTTGGAACTCTTGAAAGTCAGGGAGCAGGAGTTAATTTTCCGGTAGAAGTAAAAGTACTAGTTTCAAATGACGGAATTAAATACAAACAGGTTGGAAAAATAACACGTCCGTATGCAGTAAATGCAGTTCCGGAACTAAAAGATTTTAAAATTAATTTTCAGAAACAAAATACACGTTTTGTCAAAGTAATAGCAGGGAACTTAAAGAAAAGTCCAAAAGGAGAAAGTTCATGGATATTTGTAGATGAGATTTTAGTGAACTAA
- a CDS encoding alpha-L-fucosidase yields MKRGIFIIALLFSVQIFSQAIYEDERYVPETDPLVLKNLEQWQGKKFGLLMHWGTYSQWGIVESWSICPEDYGWCERKKGSNPASYNQYVKDYEGLKKTFNPTKFDPVKWAKAAKAAGMKYMVFTTKHHDGFNMYDTKYSDYKITDKDCPFSTNPKADVLKEVFNAFRAENISTGAYFSKPDWHNENYWDPYFPPFDRNVNYDPSLYPEKWQKYVDFTHNQILEILTNYGKVDILWLDGGWVRKRDQVNIKENYDEKFAENESKNGFIKHRVVDQDPKMDELVAKARQKQPGLIVVDRAVHGKNQNYLTPEGRVPAKTLPYPWESCITSGGGWSYTPDAKYMTGRQGIHMLVDIVAKGGNLLLNVAPSPEGEWQQGAYDLLQAYADWMKVNSVAIYDTKPIEPFKEDNICFTQNKAGNVFAFYLAKDGEDKIPAEVTVKSISPKKGTKITMLGSKTSLKWTKEGNGFKVVIPESLRNNLPAKEAWTLKIEAINR; encoded by the coding sequence ATGAAAAGAGGAATATTCATAATCGCGTTATTATTTTCGGTTCAAATATTTTCGCAGGCCATTTATGAAGATGAGCGTTATGTACCAGAAACAGACCCATTAGTATTGAAAAACCTGGAACAATGGCAGGGCAAAAAATTTGGATTATTAATGCACTGGGGAACATACAGCCAATGGGGAATTGTAGAATCATGGTCGATATGTCCGGAAGATTATGGATGGTGCGAACGTAAAAAAGGAAGCAATCCGGCAAGTTATAATCAATATGTAAAAGATTATGAAGGTTTAAAAAAGACTTTTAATCCAACAAAATTTGATCCCGTAAAATGGGCAAAAGCCGCAAAAGCCGCCGGAATGAAATACATGGTTTTTACCACCAAACACCATGACGGATTTAATATGTACGACACGAAATATTCTGATTATAAAATCACAGATAAAGACTGTCCTTTCAGTACAAATCCAAAAGCAGATGTTTTAAAAGAAGTTTTTAATGCTTTTAGAGCCGAAAACATTTCAACCGGAGCTTATTTCTCAAAACCAGACTGGCATAACGAAAATTACTGGGATCCGTATTTTCCTCCTTTCGACAGAAACGTAAATTACGACCCATCATTATATCCTGAAAAATGGCAGAAATATGTTGATTTTACACACAACCAGATTTTAGAAATTTTGACTAACTACGGAAAAGTAGATATTTTATGGCTTGACGGAGGCTGGGTTAGAAAAAGAGATCAGGTAAACATCAAAGAAAACTACGATGAGAAATTTGCAGAAAACGAATCTAAAAACGGTTTCATCAAACACAGAGTAGTAGATCAGGATCCTAAAATGGATGAATTGGTTGCAAAAGCACGTCAGAAACAACCAGGATTAATTGTAGTAGACAGAGCAGTTCACGGTAAAAACCAAAACTACTTAACTCCAGAAGGCCGCGTTCCTGCAAAAACATTGCCTTATCCTTGGGAATCTTGCATTACTTCTGGCGGCGGATGGTCATATACACCAGATGCAAAATACATGACCGGAAGGCAAGGTATTCACATGTTAGTTGACATTGTAGCAAAAGGCGGAAACTTATTACTGAATGTTGCCCCAAGTCCGGAAGGAGAGTGGCAGCAGGGAGCTTACGATTTATTACAAGCTTACGCTGACTGGATGAAAGTAAACAGTGTAGCCATTTATGATACAAAACCAATCGAACCTTTTAAAGAAGATAATATCTGTTTTACACAAAACAAAGCCGGAAATGTATTTGCCTTTTATTTAGCAAAAGACGGAGAAGATAAAATTCCTGCCGAAGTTACAGTAAAATCGATCAGTCCTAAAAAAGGAACAAAAATTACCATGTTAGGTTCCAAAACTTCTTTAAAATGGACCAAAGAAGGAAATGGATTTAAAGTTGTAATTCCGGAAAGTTTACGAAATAATTTACCTGCAAAAGAAGCATGGACTTTAAAAATTGAGGCTATTAACAGATAA
- a CDS encoding GH92 family glycosyl hydrolase — protein sequence MLSIPKIISKTACSFYMLFFSIIISAQTPADYVNPFIGTSNYGAAFPGPIAPRGMASISPFNVAGVKNTPMEKDSQWLSNPYVNENTFLTGFSQVNLSGVGCPELGVILLMPTTGEVQIDHLKYGSTYSNEVAKAGYYSVDINKYKVKGEFTASRRVGVSKFNFPKGQSNILLNLGLGLTNEEGAMIKVVSSTEIEGMRTVGSFCYNSPEDAYPVYFVAKFSKPADKFGVWKKTPKYKGTEAQWMGYNGKARMMENTIKTVVGDSIGSYFTYKFDKAESVEVKIGISYVSIENARENLEKETGNKSFDAIYKDTYDEWNQELSKVLVEGGSNDDKTIFYTALYHTLIHPNVLNDVNGEYPKIKRTKVGKTDDTRYTVFSLWDTYRNMHPLTSLVYPKQQSDMIKSMLEMYDENGWLPKWELNSTETFTMVGDPASIVIVDACLKGIQDFDFYKAYYAMLKGADQTEHNPLRPGLKEYIEKGYLSTNYPGPVSTTLEYNTSDYAISLLAKALGEKEDYKRFAKRSLSYRKLYDKDLKLLRPRTANGKWYEPFDPLAGSNFEANVGFIEGNAWQYAFMVPHDMKGYIELMGGEKAFSDQLQKVFDIKQFDMANEPDIAYPYLFNYVKGEEWKSQEMVKKLVKEYFLNQPKGLPGNDDTGTMSAWLVYSMMGIYPISPGDPIYTITTPMFDKVTIKLDSRYYKKESIVIEREINNDGKIKAIQIDGKPLNSYFISHDAFVNGGTLKVIQN from the coding sequence ATGTTATCAATACCAAAAATAATATCAAAAACAGCATGTAGTTTTTACATGCTGTTTTTTAGCATCATAATTTCTGCTCAAACACCGGCAGATTATGTTAATCCGTTTATAGGAACGTCTAATTACGGAGCGGCTTTTCCCGGACCAATTGCACCACGCGGAATGGCAAGTATAAGTCCGTTTAATGTGGCCGGAGTAAAAAATACACCAATGGAAAAAGACAGTCAATGGCTTTCAAATCCTTATGTAAACGAAAATACTTTTTTAACCGGATTCAGTCAGGTTAATTTAAGTGGTGTAGGCTGTCCGGAATTAGGTGTTATCTTATTAATGCCAACAACAGGAGAAGTTCAAATCGATCATTTAAAATATGGATCGACTTATTCTAATGAAGTGGCAAAAGCCGGGTACTATAGTGTAGATATCAACAAGTATAAAGTAAAAGGCGAATTTACAGCATCCAGAAGAGTTGGAGTAAGCAAATTCAATTTCCCGAAAGGGCAATCCAATATTTTATTAAATCTGGGATTAGGATTAACCAATGAAGAAGGAGCAATGATAAAAGTGGTTTCTTCGACAGAAATTGAAGGAATGCGCACTGTGGGTTCATTCTGTTACAACAGTCCGGAAGATGCTTATCCGGTTTATTTTGTGGCTAAATTTTCAAAACCAGCCGATAAATTCGGAGTTTGGAAAAAAACTCCCAAATATAAAGGAACTGAAGCGCAATGGATGGGTTACAACGGAAAAGCCAGAATGATGGAGAATACAATTAAAACCGTTGTAGGCGATAGTATTGGAAGTTATTTTACCTATAAATTCGATAAAGCCGAAAGTGTTGAAGTTAAAATCGGGATTTCGTATGTAAGTATAGAAAATGCTCGCGAAAACTTAGAAAAAGAAACCGGAAACAAATCGTTTGATGCGATTTACAAAGATACATACGATGAATGGAACCAGGAACTTTCGAAAGTTTTGGTTGAAGGCGGATCAAACGACGATAAAACAATTTTTTATACCGCACTTTATCACACTTTAATTCATCCCAATGTTTTAAATGATGTCAACGGAGAATATCCGAAGATAAAAAGAACGAAGGTGGGTAAAACTGATGATACACGATACACCGTATTTTCGTTATGGGATACGTACCGGAATATGCATCCGTTAACCTCTTTGGTGTATCCAAAACAGCAGTCTGATATGATAAAAAGCATGCTGGAAATGTATGATGAAAACGGCTGGCTGCCAAAATGGGAATTAAATTCAACAGAAACATTTACAATGGTAGGAGATCCGGCAAGTATTGTTATTGTAGATGCCTGTTTAAAAGGAATTCAGGATTTTGACTTTTACAAAGCTTATTATGCTATGTTGAAAGGAGCAGATCAAACAGAACATAATCCGCTGCGTCCGGGACTGAAAGAATATATAGAAAAAGGCTATTTATCGACCAATTATCCGGGACCTGTTTCTACAACGCTCGAATATAACACTTCAGATTATGCAATTTCGCTTTTGGCTAAAGCTTTGGGTGAAAAAGAAGATTACAAACGTTTTGCTAAACGTTCATTATCCTACCGAAAATTATACGATAAAGATCTAAAATTACTTCGACCAAGAACAGCTAACGGAAAATGGTACGAACCTTTTGATCCATTAGCAGGCTCTAATTTTGAGGCAAATGTTGGTTTTATCGAAGGAAATGCGTGGCAGTATGCTTTTATGGTGCCGCATGATATGAAAGGATATATAGAATTAATGGGCGGCGAAAAAGCTTTCTCAGATCAACTGCAAAAAGTTTTTGATATCAAACAATTTGACATGGCAAACGAACCTGATATTGCGTATCCCTATTTATTCAATTATGTAAAAGGAGAAGAATGGAAGAGTCAGGAAATGGTAAAAAAACTAGTGAAAGAATATTTCCTAAACCAGCCAAAAGGATTACCGGGAAATGACGATACAGGAACAATGTCGGCCTGGTTAGTGTACTCCATGATGGGAATTTATCCAATATCTCCGGGAGATCCAATTTACACCATTACAACGCCAATGTTTGATAAAGTAACAATCAAATTAGACTCAAGATATTATAAAAAAGAAAGTATTGTCATTGAAAGAGAAATCAACAATGACGGAAAAATAAAAGCAATCCAAATAGATGGAAAACCACTAAACAGCTACTTTATTTCACACGATGCTTTTGTGAATGGAGGAACACTGAAAGTGATTCAAAATTAA